In Streptomyces chartreusis, the following proteins share a genomic window:
- a CDS encoding arylsulfatase, whose amino-acid sequence MSEFDAGRHILPRPDARSPLTAAMDVHDQETAFTPIGPVPPPDGAPNVVIVLVDDLGFGTSSAFGGPCEMPAAERLADDGLRYTRFHVTALCSPTRQALLTGRNHHSVGMGGTTEMTTAAPGYNGFRPRSAATLAQILQGNGYSTAAFGKWHQTPPREISPVGPFDRWPTGEGFDTFYGFMGAEMNHWYPLLYQGTTPVEPERRPEDGYHLSEDLVDHAIDWVRTQRTLTPDRPFFTYLALGAAHAPLHVGRAWQEKYRGRFDHGWDRQRELTLQRQRELGVVPPEAELAPWAEGVPHWDDLSDNQRRLSARFMETFAAFTEHADVQVGRFVDALEELGELDNTLFLYILGDNGASGEGGIEGTIVEHRLGHGVVDDPDEMIDHLDEIGGPLSYPIAPAGWALALNTPYQWTKQVASHFGGTRDGMILHWPRGVPERGGLRHQFSHVIDVLPTILDCAGIPAPFSVDGVPQQPIEGTSMQHTLTDPQASEHRRTQYFEMCGNRGIYHNGWMAVTRHGIPWEMVPDKDRRFTDDVWELYDIDHDWSQARDLAAEHPEKLRRLQDLFLIEAAKYQVFPLDDRVTERENPAMAGRIDLLGERTSITYRAGMRRFTEETTLNVKNRSHSITADVDLPDTDTHGVIISQGGRFGGWSLYVTDGRPAYAYNYFGINLYTVRGDEPLTPGRHEIRLEFDYDGGGLGKGGTAVLLVNGEKHASGRVARTIPYYFSFDETLDVGVDLSTPVTDDYPALDNEFTGTIHTVRIDLDDRSAASSEYDGGLHRRVMGAQ is encoded by the coding sequence ATGAGTGAGTTCGACGCGGGACGGCACATACTTCCGCGGCCGGATGCCCGCAGCCCGCTGACGGCCGCCATGGACGTGCACGACCAGGAGACCGCCTTCACTCCCATCGGCCCGGTCCCGCCGCCCGACGGAGCACCGAACGTCGTGATCGTGCTCGTCGACGACCTCGGGTTCGGCACCTCCAGCGCGTTCGGCGGTCCGTGCGAGATGCCGGCCGCGGAACGACTCGCGGACGACGGGCTCCGCTACACCCGCTTCCACGTCACGGCCCTGTGCTCACCCACCCGCCAGGCCCTGCTGACCGGACGCAACCACCACTCGGTCGGCATGGGCGGCACCACCGAGATGACCACCGCGGCCCCCGGATACAACGGCTTCCGGCCGCGCAGCGCGGCGACCCTGGCCCAGATCCTCCAGGGCAACGGCTACAGCACGGCCGCCTTCGGCAAATGGCACCAGACCCCGCCGCGCGAGATCAGCCCGGTCGGCCCGTTCGACCGCTGGCCGACCGGCGAGGGGTTCGACACCTTCTACGGCTTCATGGGCGCCGAGATGAACCACTGGTACCCGCTGCTCTACCAGGGCACCACCCCCGTCGAGCCCGAGCGCCGGCCCGAGGACGGCTACCACCTCTCCGAGGACCTCGTCGACCACGCCATCGACTGGGTGCGCACCCAGCGCACACTGACTCCCGACCGACCGTTCTTCACCTACCTGGCGCTGGGCGCCGCGCACGCCCCGCTGCACGTCGGCCGCGCATGGCAGGAGAAGTACCGCGGACGGTTCGACCACGGCTGGGACCGGCAGCGCGAACTCACCCTGCAACGCCAGCGGGAACTCGGCGTCGTCCCCCCGGAGGCCGAACTCGCGCCCTGGGCCGAGGGCGTGCCCCACTGGGACGACCTCAGCGACAACCAGCGCCGGCTGTCGGCCAGGTTCATGGAGACGTTCGCCGCCTTCACCGAACACGCCGACGTCCAGGTCGGCAGGTTCGTCGACGCACTGGAGGAACTCGGCGAACTCGACAACACGCTCTTCCTCTACATCCTCGGCGACAACGGAGCCTCGGGCGAGGGCGGCATCGAGGGGACGATCGTCGAGCACCGGCTCGGACACGGCGTGGTGGACGACCCGGACGAGATGATCGACCACCTGGACGAGATCGGCGGCCCGCTCAGCTACCCGATCGCCCCGGCCGGATGGGCGCTGGCCCTGAACACCCCCTACCAGTGGACCAAGCAGGTCGCCTCGCACTTCGGCGGCACCCGCGACGGCATGATCCTGCACTGGCCACGCGGAGTCCCCGAGCGCGGCGGACTGCGCCACCAGTTCTCGCACGTCATCGACGTACTCCCGACCATCCTGGACTGTGCGGGCATCCCGGCGCCGTTCAGCGTGGACGGCGTGCCCCAGCAGCCCATCGAGGGCACGAGCATGCAGCACACCCTCACCGACCCCCAGGCGAGCGAGCACCGCCGGACCCAGTACTTCGAGATGTGCGGCAACCGGGGCATCTACCACAACGGCTGGATGGCGGTCACCCGGCACGGCATCCCCTGGGAGATGGTCCCGGACAAGGACCGGCGGTTCACCGACGACGTCTGGGAGCTCTACGACATCGACCACGACTGGAGCCAGGCGCGCGACCTCGCCGCCGAACACCCCGAGAAACTGCGCCGGTTGCAGGACCTGTTCCTCATCGAGGCGGCCAAGTACCAGGTCTTCCCCCTCGACGACCGGGTCACGGAACGCGAGAATCCCGCGATGGCAGGCCGTATCGACCTGCTCGGCGAGCGGACCTCCATCACCTACCGCGCGGGCATGCGACGGTTCACCGAGGAGACCACCCTCAACGTCAAGAACCGCTCGCACAGCATCACAGCGGACGTCGACCTGCCCGACACGGACACCCACGGCGTGATCATCTCCCAGGGCGGCCGATTCGGCGGCTGGAGCCTGTACGTCACCGACGGCAGGCCGGCCTACGCCTACAACTACTTCGGCATTAACCTGTACACCGTGCGCGGCGACGAACCCCTGACGCCCGGACGGCACGAGATCCGCCTCGAGTTCGACTACGACGGCGGAGGCCTCGGCAAGGGCGGCACCGCCGTGCTCCTCGTCAACGGCGAGAAGCACGCGAGCGGACGGGTGGCGCGGACCATCCCGTACTACTTCTCCTTCGACGAGACCCTCGACGTCGGAGTCGACCTGAGCACCCCGGTGACCGACGACTACCCCGCCCTCGACAACGAGTTCACCGGCACCATTCATACGGTCCGCATCGACCTGGACGACCGCAGCGCCGCGTCGTCCGAGTACGACGGAGGACTGCACCGGCGTGTGATGGGGGCGCAGTGA
- a CDS encoding formylglycine-generating enzyme family protein, which yields MSCCTPSGGRDEQRAALLTAAASRTTTEGMVAVPAGRFLMGSQDELAYPADGEGPVRTVHVDAFWIDARTVTNAQFDAFAAATGYRTSAERIGWSFVFAGLLPDDFPPTRAVAAAPWWRQVEGADWRRPDGPQSTWETRPDHPVIHVVRDDARAYCAWAGKRLPTEAEWERAARGGLHAKVFPWGDEFEPGGRPRMNVWQGDFPDRHPTVDGWYGTCPVDAFEPNGFGLYNTTGNVWEWCEDRFSLSHGERRYVTKGGSYLCHASYCRRYRVAARQGLFADSATGNVGFRCALDMT from the coding sequence GTGAGCTGCTGCACGCCGTCCGGCGGCCGGGACGAGCAACGGGCTGCCCTCCTTACGGCGGCCGCCTCCCGGACGACGACCGAGGGCATGGTCGCCGTCCCCGCCGGCAGGTTCCTCATGGGCAGCCAGGACGAGCTCGCCTATCCGGCCGACGGCGAGGGCCCGGTCCGCACTGTGCACGTCGACGCCTTCTGGATCGACGCCCGCACGGTTACCAACGCGCAATTCGACGCGTTCGCCGCCGCGACCGGGTACCGCACCTCCGCCGAGCGCATCGGCTGGTCGTTCGTCTTCGCCGGGCTGCTCCCCGACGACTTCCCGCCCACCCGGGCGGTGGCGGCCGCCCCCTGGTGGCGCCAGGTCGAGGGCGCCGACTGGCGGCGTCCCGACGGACCGCAGTCCACCTGGGAGACCCGGCCCGACCACCCCGTCATCCACGTCGTCCGGGACGACGCCCGCGCCTACTGCGCCTGGGCCGGCAAACGCCTGCCCACCGAGGCGGAGTGGGAACGCGCTGCCCGAGGGGGACTGCACGCGAAGGTGTTCCCCTGGGGCGACGAGTTCGAGCCTGGCGGGCGCCCCCGCATGAACGTGTGGCAGGGCGACTTCCCCGACCGGCACCCCACCGTCGACGGCTGGTACGGCACCTGCCCCGTCGACGCCTTCGAACCCAACGGCTTCGGCCTGTACAACACCACCGGCAACGTCTGGGAATGGTGCGAGGACCGGTTCTCCCTCTCCCACGGCGAACGCCGGTACGTCACCAAGGGCGGCTCCTACCTCTGCCACGCCTCCTACTGCCGCCGCTACCGGGTCGCCGCCCGACAGGGCCTCTTCGCGGACTCGGCGACCGGAAACGTGGGATTCCGGTGCGCCCTGGACATGACCTGA
- a CDS encoding ABC transporter substrate-binding protein, which yields MAQRARRWRSGAAATAAFGLALTACSGAKVGEDNAGAGGGPGECGTFNLAVSPWVGYEANAAVIAHVAEKELGCKVVQKDLKAEIGWQGFESGEVDAIVENWGHDDLKKKYITEQKTAVNLGPTGNKGIIGWYIPPWIAKQYPDITDWRNLDKYAAKFKTSESGSKGQLLDGDPSYQTNDEALVKNLKLDFKVVYAGSETALLQAFRDAEKNKKWVIGYFYEPQWLFSEVPLVHIDLPKHTAGCDADPAKVACDYPVFDLDKIVSTSFAKSGSPGYDLVKNFTWTNDDQNTVAKYIALDKMTPEAAAKKWVEAHPDKVKAWLG from the coding sequence ATGGCACAACGTGCAAGAAGGTGGCGCTCAGGCGCCGCGGCGACGGCCGCATTCGGCCTCGCCCTGACCGCGTGCAGCGGGGCGAAGGTCGGCGAGGACAACGCCGGGGCGGGCGGTGGTCCGGGGGAGTGCGGCACCTTCAACCTCGCTGTCAGCCCGTGGGTCGGCTACGAGGCGAACGCGGCCGTCATCGCCCACGTCGCGGAGAAGGAACTCGGCTGCAAGGTCGTCCAGAAGGACCTCAAGGCGGAGATCGGCTGGCAGGGCTTCGAGTCGGGCGAGGTCGACGCCATCGTGGAGAACTGGGGCCACGACGACCTGAAGAAGAAATACATCACCGAGCAGAAGACCGCCGTTAATCTCGGCCCGACCGGCAACAAGGGAATCATCGGCTGGTATATCCCGCCGTGGATCGCCAAGCAGTACCCGGACATCACCGACTGGCGGAACCTCGACAAGTACGCCGCGAAGTTCAAGACCTCCGAGTCGGGCAGCAAGGGCCAACTCCTCGACGGCGACCCGTCGTACCAGACCAATGACGAGGCCCTGGTGAAGAACCTGAAGCTGGACTTCAAGGTGGTGTACGCGGGCAGTGAGACCGCCCTGCTCCAGGCCTTCCGGGACGCCGAGAAGAACAAGAAGTGGGTGATCGGCTACTTCTACGAGCCGCAGTGGCTCTTCTCGGAGGTGCCGCTCGTCCACATCGACCTGCCCAAGCACACGGCGGGCTGTGACGCCGATCCCGCGAAGGTGGCCTGCGACTATCCCGTGTTCGACCTCGACAAGATCGTCAGCACCAGCTTCGCCAAGTCCGGCAGCCCGGGCTACGACCTGGTGAAGAACTTCACCTGGACCAACGACGACCAGAACACCGTCGCCAAATACATCGCGCTCGACAAGATGACACCGGAAGCGGCGGCGAAGAAGTGGGTCGAGGCGCACCCCGACAAGGTGAAGGCCTGGCTCGGATAA
- a CDS encoding aldehyde dehydrogenase, whose protein sequence is MTVHDKLYIGGSWVAPSDPALPLDILSPHDQSVLGRVAQAAPADVDAAVTAAREAFDRGPWPHTTPAERMDIVRRYDALRAARADEIAAVISKENGSAGWFTRAGQPFLTRQVNGYLKAAEEFGWEEIVEPADPSVGFDTIVRREAIGVVAAVIPWNSPFSAAIAKLVPALLAGNTVVLKVSPENSLSMTLMAELWHEAGLPQGVLSILPADRETSEYLVSHPGVDKISFTGSTRAGRRIASIAGEHLKRVGLELGGKSAALVLEDADLEAAMQGLRFGALGNNGEACILQTRILAPRSRYEEVVTAVKEMVESLKVGDPSAPDTFIGPMIRRDQQQRVIDYISIGIKEGARLVTGGPEIPEGLEQGNYVTPTVFADVDNSMRIAQEEIFGPVLAVIAYDDEDDAVRIANDSEYGLSGGIWTTDPDWALAVARRLRTGTVSLNGAPMSFDGPFGGFKSSGIGREYGKVGLTGYVEHKTITRNR, encoded by the coding sequence ATGACTGTTCACGACAAGCTCTACATCGGTGGCTCGTGGGTCGCTCCCAGCGACCCGGCGCTGCCGCTCGACATCCTCTCGCCCCACGACCAGTCCGTCCTCGGCCGCGTGGCGCAGGCCGCCCCCGCCGACGTGGACGCGGCCGTGACCGCGGCCCGCGAGGCCTTCGACCGGGGGCCCTGGCCGCACACCACGCCCGCTGAGCGGATGGATATCGTCCGCCGCTACGACGCCCTGCGGGCGGCACGCGCCGACGAGATCGCCGCGGTGATCTCCAAGGAGAACGGTTCCGCAGGCTGGTTCACCAGGGCCGGTCAGCCGTTCCTGACGCGGCAGGTGAACGGCTACCTCAAGGCGGCCGAGGAGTTCGGGTGGGAGGAGATCGTCGAGCCCGCCGATCCGTCGGTCGGCTTCGACACCATCGTGCGGCGCGAGGCGATAGGCGTGGTCGCCGCGGTCATCCCGTGGAACTCACCGTTCTCCGCCGCCATCGCCAAGCTCGTCCCGGCGCTGCTCGCGGGCAACACCGTCGTGCTCAAGGTGTCCCCGGAGAACTCCCTCAGCATGACGCTCATGGCCGAGCTGTGGCATGAGGCCGGCCTGCCGCAGGGCGTGCTGAGTATCCTTCCCGCGGACCGGGAGACCAGCGAGTACCTCGTCTCGCACCCCGGGGTCGACAAGATCTCCTTCACCGGGTCGACCCGGGCCGGCCGGCGCATCGCCTCCATCGCCGGTGAGCACCTCAAGAGGGTCGGCCTGGAGCTCGGCGGCAAGTCCGCCGCCCTCGTCCTGGAGGACGCCGACCTGGAAGCGGCCATGCAGGGCCTGCGTTTCGGAGCGCTCGGCAACAACGGCGAGGCGTGCATCCTTCAGACCCGCATCCTCGCCCCGCGCAGCCGCTACGAGGAGGTCGTCACGGCGGTGAAGGAGATGGTGGAGTCGCTGAAGGTCGGCGACCCGTCCGCGCCCGACACCTTCATCGGCCCGATGATCCGCCGCGACCAGCAGCAGCGCGTCATCGACTACATCAGCATCGGCATCAAGGAAGGCGCCCGCCTGGTGACCGGCGGTCCCGAGATCCCCGAGGGCCTGGAGCAGGGCAACTACGTCACCCCGACCGTGTTCGCCGACGTGGACAACTCCATGCGGATCGCGCAGGAGGAGATCTTCGGCCCCGTCCTGGCCGTCATCGCCTACGACGACGAGGACGACGCCGTCCGTATCGCCAACGACTCCGAGTACGGCCTGTCCGGCGGTATCTGGACCACGGACCCCGACTGGGCCCTCGCCGTCGCACGCCGGCTGCGCACCGGCACGGTCAGCCTCAACGGAGCCCCGATGAGCTTCGACGGTCCGTTCGGCGGCTTCAAGTCGAGCGGCATCGGCCGTGAGTACGGCAAGGTCGGCCTGACCGGTTATGTCGAGCACAAGACGATCACCCGCAACCGGTAG
- a CDS encoding oxidoreductase — MSRTWLITGGSQGLGKALALAALEAGDRVVVTSRKPDALASVRSAYPQRIETVALDVTSPSQVRDVVAAAVERFGSIDVVVNNAGYATSGSIEDFHEDEFRAQVEVNLYGVVNVTRAVLPVMRRQRSGHIVQISSIGGRVGGTPGLGAYQTAKFAVEGFSEVLANEAAPFGVKVTIVEPGGIRTGWAEGAAEPSGPVTADYESTVGAWQRRFAEYAGNEPGDPDRMAEAIIRAVEADEPPRRLLLGSDALGIAVESEEARLTEARKWADVSRSTDYPAA; from the coding sequence ATGTCACGAACTTGGCTGATCACCGGCGGATCGCAGGGCCTCGGCAAGGCCCTCGCCCTCGCGGCGCTGGAGGCCGGCGACCGGGTCGTGGTGACCTCCCGCAAGCCGGACGCGCTGGCGTCCGTGCGGTCCGCGTATCCGCAGCGGATCGAGACAGTCGCGCTGGATGTCACGTCCCCGTCGCAGGTCCGGGACGTGGTGGCCGCGGCGGTCGAGCGATTCGGTTCGATCGACGTCGTGGTCAACAACGCCGGCTACGCCACCAGCGGATCCATCGAGGACTTTCACGAGGACGAGTTCCGCGCACAGGTCGAGGTCAACCTCTACGGCGTCGTCAACGTGACGCGGGCGGTGCTCCCGGTCATGCGGCGCCAGCGGTCCGGGCACATCGTGCAGATCTCCTCGATCGGCGGACGAGTGGGTGGTACGCCCGGACTCGGCGCCTACCAGACGGCCAAGTTCGCGGTCGAGGGCTTCTCCGAGGTCCTGGCGAACGAGGCCGCCCCCTTCGGCGTGAAGGTGACCATCGTGGAGCCCGGCGGCATCCGTACCGGCTGGGCGGAGGGAGCGGCGGAGCCCTCAGGGCCCGTCACCGCCGACTACGAGTCGACGGTCGGCGCCTGGCAGCGCAGGTTCGCCGAGTACGCCGGAAACGAACCCGGCGACCCCGACCGTATGGCCGAAGCGATCATCCGCGCCGTCGAAGCGGACGAGCCGCCCCGCCGGCTCCTCCTCGGCAGCGACGCCCTCGGCATCGCCGTCGAGTCGGAGGAAGCGCGTCTGACCGAGGCCAGGAAGTGGGCCGACGTGAGCCGCTCCACGGACTACCCGGCCGCCTGA
- a CDS encoding TetR/AcrR family transcriptional regulator, translating to MMRADAARNLNAVLRAGARLLAEDPSTSMAAIASAAGVDRTTVHRRFASREALLSAVFQAKLDSAERVLDEARLTEAPVPVALHRYVEAIVPVSREWPVDTRRMMQQDPEARVRREEQSARLDAFIRRAIDEGCIRGEADPTWARAVLDQLVDTVAHKFHDMKPPQAADLVVGTLLGGLGAES from the coding sequence ATGATGAGAGCTGACGCCGCGCGCAATCTGAACGCCGTGCTCCGGGCCGGAGCCCGCCTTCTGGCGGAGGACCCGAGCACATCCATGGCGGCGATCGCCTCCGCCGCGGGCGTGGACCGCACTACGGTCCACCGCCGGTTCGCGAGCCGTGAAGCACTGCTCAGCGCGGTCTTCCAGGCCAAGCTCGACTCCGCGGAACGCGTACTCGACGAGGCGCGCCTCACGGAGGCGCCGGTCCCAGTGGCCCTGCACCGCTACGTGGAGGCGATCGTCCCCGTCAGCCGCGAGTGGCCGGTGGACACGCGCCGCATGATGCAGCAGGACCCGGAGGCGCGGGTCCGCCGTGAGGAGCAGAGCGCTCGGCTGGATGCGTTCATCCGCAGGGCGATCGACGAGGGCTGCATACGGGGGGAAGCCGACCCGACCTGGGCGCGCGCGGTCCTGGACCAGCTCGTCGACACTGTCGCCCACAAGTTCCACGACATGAAGCCCCCGCAGGCTGCCGACCTCGTGGTGGGGACGCTGTTGGGCGGGCTCGGGGCGGAGTCCTGA
- a CDS encoding serine hydrolase domain-containing protein, with product MSSLQQKVQGVLDELVESGAETGLQIAVFHEGARVVDAVAGFADSRTGRMATPRTPFFSFSAGKVMTSLIAHLLVRDGAVGYDTPVADVWPEFGAHGKETATLRHVLTHSVGVPAMPGDIGPADLTDWSRVCGAIADAEPRWRPGTETGYHAFTYGFLVGEVARRATGKPMRQLLHEWIAVPLGLEGDLYFGVPRADLAGLARLEDAVPPPVAPPAGDVILAPWEMQPTAAMGNSEEIQLADIPSVGTFTARGIAAMNAAILDGRLIDPRQLDELTAVAFQGIDQVFGNQVRLALGYPLGRIGTRPDETPTTFGWIGGGGSYVYADTATGTSFAMTKTRLTPHFNTAQRLADLIAAETNPHA from the coding sequence ATGTCCTCACTGCAGCAGAAGGTCCAAGGCGTCCTCGACGAACTCGTTGAGAGCGGGGCCGAGACGGGTCTGCAGATTGCCGTGTTCCACGAGGGTGCTCGTGTTGTCGACGCCGTGGCCGGCTTCGCCGACAGCCGGACCGGGCGCATGGCGACGCCCCGGACCCCCTTCTTCAGTTTCTCTGCCGGCAAGGTCATGACGTCGCTGATCGCTCACCTGCTGGTCAGGGACGGTGCCGTCGGATACGACACGCCAGTGGCCGACGTGTGGCCGGAGTTCGGTGCCCACGGCAAGGAGACGGCGACCCTTCGGCACGTGCTGACCCACTCGGTCGGCGTGCCGGCGATGCCTGGTGACATCGGCCCTGCCGACCTGACGGACTGGTCACGGGTCTGCGGCGCGATCGCCGACGCGGAACCGCGGTGGCGCCCTGGGACCGAGACGGGGTACCACGCATTCACCTACGGCTTCCTGGTCGGCGAGGTCGCACGCCGGGCCACCGGCAAACCGATGCGGCAGCTCCTGCACGAATGGATCGCCGTGCCCTTGGGCCTGGAAGGTGACCTGTACTTCGGTGTGCCCCGAGCCGACCTGGCCGGCCTGGCGCGACTCGAAGACGCCGTACCACCCCCGGTCGCCCCACCGGCCGGCGACGTCATTCTCGCGCCCTGGGAAATGCAGCCGACCGCGGCCATGGGCAATAGCGAGGAGATCCAGCTGGCGGACATCCCATCGGTCGGCACTTTCACCGCGCGAGGAATCGCCGCCATGAATGCTGCGATCCTCGACGGCCGCCTCATTGATCCACGCCAGCTCGACGAGTTGACGGCGGTGGCCTTCCAGGGCATCGACCAGGTCTTCGGCAACCAGGTGCGGCTGGCCCTGGGTTATCCACTCGGCCGTATCGGAACGCGGCCCGACGAGACGCCCACGACGTTCGGCTGGATCGGCGGTGGCGGCAGCTACGTGTATGCCGACACCGCCACCGGCACCTCCTTCGCCATGACCAAGACCCGTCTCACCCCGCACTTCAACACCGCACAACGACTCGCAGATCTGATCGCGGCTGAGACCAACCCACATGCTTGA
- a CDS encoding KAP family P-loop NTPase fold protein, producing the protein MGKIGLLSDNAISGASGDAFGFLAHARVLCDALEGTDDLPLAVGIFGPWGMGKSSFMNICRDLLRQREIPAIWFNPWKYDQKDEIWHALIQTVLTEMAIDLERRRSEAGESKRERLTQTLATVRQLSQAAAWLLARRAAGPLTGGLLAADDVDRFQDAITASDAAAYRHVNHFEEDFREVVHRYTDGGRLVLFVDDLDRCTQDAAITVLDSLKLFLGEASCVFVLAMDQQVITEAAGRKAGGDEPDLVRGQQYLEKLIHFPYHLPGVPFEALYRQLQTKLRPPELAGSGELWELIQSAFGANPRRVRRFINGLNLTAATLELQQPPSVRRLLHAGVLLALRMLYPSFFLVLQEDPAIWFRFDEAEARKTQLGGRDETVAQENPGVRRLLADVSAHRAGFDFPPPPNEQEIRLLTEILTVTGGLPSAPEEQS; encoded by the coding sequence ATGGGGAAGATTGGGCTGCTCTCGGACAATGCGATCTCCGGTGCATCCGGTGATGCGTTCGGGTTTCTGGCACATGCCCGTGTTCTGTGTGACGCGCTGGAAGGGACGGATGACCTTCCGCTCGCCGTGGGCATTTTCGGCCCATGGGGCATGGGCAAGTCGAGTTTCATGAATATCTGCCGCGACCTGCTGCGGCAGCGCGAGATTCCTGCCATCTGGTTCAACCCTTGGAAGTACGACCAGAAGGACGAGATCTGGCACGCGCTCATTCAGACCGTACTCACCGAAATGGCCATCGATCTGGAGAGGCGTCGGAGCGAGGCCGGCGAATCGAAGCGTGAGCGGTTGACCCAGACGCTGGCCACCGTACGGCAGTTGAGTCAGGCGGCTGCCTGGCTCCTCGCCCGGCGGGCCGCCGGTCCGCTGACCGGCGGCTTGCTCGCGGCCGATGACGTCGATCGTTTCCAAGACGCGATCACCGCCTCGGATGCCGCGGCATACCGCCATGTCAATCACTTCGAGGAGGACTTCAGGGAGGTCGTCCACCGGTACACCGACGGCGGTCGACTCGTCCTCTTCGTCGACGACCTCGACCGCTGTACCCAGGACGCGGCAATCACCGTACTGGACTCCCTGAAACTGTTTCTCGGCGAGGCGTCCTGCGTCTTCGTGCTGGCGATGGACCAACAGGTGATCACCGAGGCGGCCGGACGGAAGGCGGGCGGCGACGAACCGGACCTCGTCCGCGGCCAGCAGTACCTGGAAAAGCTGATCCACTTCCCCTACCACCTGCCCGGAGTGCCGTTCGAAGCGCTCTACCGGCAATTGCAGACGAAGCTCCGGCCACCGGAACTGGCCGGCTCGGGGGAACTCTGGGAACTGATCCAGTCCGCATTCGGCGCCAATCCCCGCCGGGTACGCAGATTCATCAATGGACTCAATCTCACCGCCGCGACCCTGGAGCTGCAACAGCCGCCGTCCGTACGGCGATTGCTGCACGCCGGTGTGCTGCTGGCATTACGGATGCTGTACCCGTCCTTCTTCCTCGTCCTCCAGGAAGATCCGGCCATCTGGTTCCGCTTCGACGAGGCCGAGGCCCGCAAGACACAACTCGGCGGCCGGGACGAAACGGTGGCCCAGGAGAATCCAGGCGTACGACGGCTCCTCGCGGACGTCTCCGCGCATCGCGCAGGGTTCGACTTCCCGCCACCGCCCAACGAGCAGGAGATCAGGCTGCTCACCGAGATCCTCACGGTGACGGGCGGTCTGCCCTCGGCTCCTGAGGAGCAGTCATGA
- a CDS encoding GNAT family N-acetyltransferase, which translates to MDTKPCTSGLSENAVMITRVADRQWHALEDDLVVGRGYAKHRPDGRLFVSIDAWHDAAFDRLAEAMLAALPAPLYTVVDEADVELTAGWRRAGFTTRRREWEYAVPTDPRVTGLDEVLPPSGVTILPAGQADSGLLRAVDRAIRDEVEATAGWQSMPAEVIPRPEGDTIVDPSKYAVAATPDRYLGLIRVVTVNRPRIGIVAVRAGEQRRGIARSLLAHALGTLHNSGFTEAWTEVHESNRPATALFEGIGARPMSSNLELVR; encoded by the coding sequence ATGGACACGAAGCCCTGCACATCTGGCCTGAGCGAGAACGCGGTGATGATCACGCGCGTCGCGGACAGGCAATGGCATGCCCTGGAAGACGACCTGGTGGTCGGCCGCGGGTATGCGAAGCACCGGCCCGACGGACGCTTGTTCGTCAGCATCGACGCCTGGCACGACGCCGCCTTCGACCGGCTCGCCGAGGCGATGCTGGCGGCACTGCCGGCGCCGCTGTACACGGTGGTCGACGAAGCCGACGTCGAGCTGACGGCCGGCTGGCGGCGGGCCGGGTTCACGACCCGGCGCCGCGAGTGGGAGTACGCCGTGCCGACCGACCCACGGGTCACCGGGCTCGACGAAGTCCTGCCGCCCTCGGGCGTCACGATCCTGCCCGCCGGCCAGGCGGACTCGGGTCTCCTGCGGGCGGTGGACCGCGCGATCCGTGACGAAGTCGAAGCGACCGCCGGCTGGCAGTCGATGCCCGCGGAGGTGATTCCCCGCCCCGAAGGCGACACCATCGTCGACCCGTCGAAATACGCGGTGGCCGCGACGCCGGACCGCTACCTGGGCCTGATCCGGGTGGTGACGGTGAACCGGCCGCGCATCGGGATCGTCGCGGTCCGGGCCGGGGAGCAGCGCCGCGGCATCGCCCGTTCACTGCTGGCCCACGCACTGGGGACGCTCCACAACTCCGGCTTCACCGAGGCCTGGACGGAGGTCCACGAGTCCAACCGACCAGCCACGGCACTGTTCGAGGGCATCGGCGCCCGACCGATGAGCAGCAACCTGGAGCTGGTGCGATGA
- the infA gene encoding translation initiation factor IF-1, which translates to MTKHKNVIEVEGKVVECLRSAMFTVELDNGHQVLAHISGKIRKNYIKIVLEDRVLVELPPYDLTRGRIVFRYRN; encoded by the coding sequence ATGACGAAGCACAAGAACGTCATCGAGGTCGAGGGCAAGGTCGTCGAGTGCCTGCGCAGCGCCATGTTCACCGTGGAGCTCGACAATGGCCACCAGGTGCTCGCGCACATCAGCGGCAAGATCCGCAAGAACTACATCAAGATCGTGCTGGAGGACCGCGTACTGGTGGAACTCCCGCCGTACGACCTGACGCGCGGCCGGATCGTGTTCCGGTACCGGAACTAG